In Brevinematia bacterium, the DNA window TTGGGTATAAGGCAACTCAAAACAACCCCTTCCAAGAGACTAATCAAGAACTTTCAGAAGAAGAAAAATTTATCTACTCATTCATAACAAAGGAAATTTCCCTAGATGAACTTACTGAAGCTACTGGATTGAGTATCAACAAAATCTACCCAATCTTGCTTTCCCTTGAGGTAAAAGGAATGATAATTCAAAATGTTGGCGGAACTTTCTCAAGAACAATCTACAGTAGCCAACAAAACTACCTATGACACCACAAACCAAAAACATTTGAAAAACTTAAGCACCCTCCAGTTGGAAAAATTTGAGTGGAAAGTATTTCGGATTAGGGTGAGCAAGTTCACTTTTGTAAAGAGTAACTCCTTTAACATCAAACGAACCAAATTTTCTAGAACCATAAGTTTTCAAAACACTCTCAAGTCTTCTTATATCAGGTTTAGCCTTAAACCTTGCCAAAGTTATGTGAGGTGAAAACTCTCTATTCTCTTTCGCTATCCCTACCTTTGATAACTCCTCCTCCAAAACCAGAAAAAGAGACTCCAAACTTTCATTTTTCACAACACCTACCCAAAATACTTTAGGATGGTAAACGCTACCAAATAACCCTACTCCTTCTACCGATAGCGAAAAACTCCGAAACCTAATAGCACTAAGAGTATTAATAATGTCCTTCGTTTTGTTCGTTTCTCCTATGAACTTCACAGTCAAGTGAATATTCTCAATAGGCACAGTTTTACCGTTAGCAGATCTAAGCTCATCTAAAATCACAACAAAATCTCTCTTTATTTCCACCGGAAGGTCAATAGCAACAAACAATCTATCCATACTCAGAACGGCTTGAATATATCCTTTATTGTTCTGTTATCTTCAACGTCCTCTATGACTTTATACTTCTTTAGTATCGTAACAAACATTCCGACAAGTAACGAATTCACAAGCCCTTGATAAAAAAGCATCATACCAACTGCACTTATGAAAGAAAATATGAAAACAGGAACTACCATCAGGAATGTCAGGAATATAATGAATACATTGTCCATCATTATTACCCAGGATCTACTTATTGCGGTCCTGATTCTATCCTTAGGGAAAAACACCACATAAAGCGAAAGAATCACGAAAAAGAAAGTAAATACCACCAAATACCAAAACGTTATGACTGAAAGAGCTATTCCGATTATACTAGTAGTTCCAAAAAACGATAGGTAAAATACTATCGCAAATACTCCCAAAAAGTATACCAACGCTCCTACTAAAGTGCCAGACACAGACTTACCAAAGTTTTCCTTTATCCCCGAAAAAAACTCCGCAAAGAATTTTTTATGCGTGCCATTTGAGAAATTTCTAGCAACAGCCAACAAACCTATCTGAGTCGGAAAGAAAATACTACTACCGAAAAGAGTGATTATTACAAGCCAAAATAAATTTATCTCACTCTGGGTCGGTGTTGCTTCAAAAGGAACCCGCATGAAGAGAAAAAGCCCCATAGTGAAAAATAGTGTAGGTAAATTCCCCAAAAACCCCAGAATGCTAACGATTATATTCTTTGAAAAATTATCCCACCAGAGCCAAAAAAATTCCTTTAATACCTTTACCCACATCTTTCGTTACGCGAGAATTATAACAAAATATTCTGCTAAGTTTCTATACTCAGCTACAAATCTATACCTCACTGCGTTGTTTCGTCCAACAAGTTCCAAAACTTGTAACTAGGAGGTTTTTGTCCTTGCTACTCTCACAGTCTCTATCGGAACTGAGTGGATATTCAGAACTAGGTAAACACTTTCCCAACAACACCTAAGAAGCT includes these proteins:
- the thpR gene encoding RNA 2',3'-cyclic phosphodiesterase; the encoded protein is MDRLFVAIDLPVEIKRDFVVILDELRSANGKTVPIENIHLTVKFIGETNKTKDIINTLSAIRFRSFSLSVEGVGLFGSVYHPKVFWVGVVKNESLESLFLVLEEELSKVGIAKENREFSPHITLARFKAKPDIRRLESVLKTYGSRKFGSFDVKGVTLYKSELAHPNPKYFPLKFFQLEGA